Proteins from a single region of Mustela erminea isolate mMusErm1 chromosome X, mMusErm1.Pri, whole genome shotgun sequence:
- the GLOD5 gene encoding glyoxalase domain-containing protein 5: protein MLPARMWGRTFQKQSWRNSSQTLSPCLIQRIDHIVMTVKSIKDTTMFYSKILGMEVTTFKGDRKALCFGEQKLNLHEVGKEFEPKSAHPVPGSLDICLITETPLEEMVQHLKACEVPIEEGPVPRTGAKGPIMSIYFRDPDGNLIEVSNYISP from the exons ATGCTGCCAGCCAGGATGTGGGGTCGAACTTTCCAGAAGCAG tcatgGAGGAACAGCAGTCAGACTCTTTCACCATGCCTTATCCAAAGAATTGACCACATTGTGATGACAGTAAAGAGTATCAAAGACACCACCATGTTTTATTCCAAGATCCTGGGCATGGAAGTCACAACTTTCAAG ggtgaCCGGAAAGCATTGTGCTTTGGAGAACAGAAATTGAACCTCCATGAGGTGGGAAAGGAATTTGAACCTAAATCTGCTCACCCAGTTCCCGGCTCCCTGGATATATGTCTGATCACAGAGACACCTTTGGAGGAAATGGTCCAGCACCTTAAG GCTTGTGAAGTTCCCATTGAGGAGGGTCCGGTCCCCAGAACAGGGGCAAAAGGACCCATTATGTCCATCTACTTCCGAGACCCTGATGGAAACCTAATTGAGGTGTCTAACTACATCTCCCCATGA